A single genomic interval of Daucus carota subsp. sativus chromosome 1, DH1 v3.0, whole genome shotgun sequence harbors:
- the LOC108215356 gene encoding serine/threonine/tyrosine-protein kinase HT1, which produces MILYLVDHFSDIMATSCFNPFRLTKSKKKPSPVPSSSSKSYFNSDMVNMERKRFDSSDSWSMILESENIETWEVSKEDQEEWTADLSQLFIGNKFASGAHSRIYRGIYKQRAVAVKMVRIPTHNPETRALLEQQFKSEVALLSRLYHPNIVQFIAACKKPPVYCIITEYMSQGTLRMYLNKKEPYSLSTETILRLALDISRGMEYLHSQGVIHRDLKSNNLLLNDEMRVKVADFGTSCLETQTQESKGNMGTYRWMAPEMIKEKPYTRKVDVYSFGIVLWELTTALLPFQGMTPVQAAFAVSEKNERPPMPPSCLPALAHLIKHCWAANPAKRPDFSAIVSALEKYDECVKEGLPLTLHTGLVSGKAILERLKICIPIKSSSSSLPVNA; this is translated from the exons ATGATTCTGTACTTGGTTGATCACTTTTCTGATATAATGGCGACCTCGTGTTTCAATCCGTTTAGGCTCACTAAGTCGAAGAAGAAACCATCACCAGTGCCTTCCTCCTCATCCAAATCATACTTTAATAGTGATATGGTAAACATGGAAAGAAAGAGATTTGACAGTTCAGATTCATGGTCCATGATTTTGGAGTCTGAAAATATTGAGACGTGGGAAGTGTCGAAGGAGGATCAAGAAGAATGGACTGCTGATCTCTCTCAGTTGTTTATTGGTAATAAATTTGCTTCTGGTGCTCATAGTCGGATTTATAGAGGAATTTACAAGCAGCGGGCTGTGGCTGTTAAAATGGTCAGGATTCCAACTCATAACCCCGAGACAAGAGCTTTGCTTGAACAGCAATTTAAATCAGAAGTGGCTTTGCTTTCGCGCCTTTATCATCCAAATATAGTGCAG TTTATTGCAGCTTGTAAAAAACCTCCAGTGTACTGTATTATCACAGAATACATGTCCCAAGGAACTCTGAGAATGTACCTGAACAAGAAAGAGCCATATTCTCTTTCAACTGAAACTATTTTGAGGTTGGCCCTTGACATATCGCGAGGAATGGAGTATCTTCATTCACAAGGGGTGATCCATAGAGACCTCAAGTCAAACAACTTGCTCCTTAATGATGAGATGCGCGTTAAAGTTGCAGACTTTGGAACCTCGTGTTTGGAAACTCAGACCCAAGAATCCAAAGGTAACATGGGGACTTATCGTTGGATGGCACcagagatgatcaaggagaaGCCGTATACACGAAAAGTTGATGTATATAGTTTTGGGATTGTCCTATGGGAGCTCACAACAGCTTTGCTTCCTTTCCAGGGGATGACTCCTGTACAGGCTGCTTTTGCTGTCTCGGAGAAG AACGAGCGACCCCCAATGCCACCAAGCTGTCTACCCGCGCTTGCACATCTGATAAAGCACTGCTGGGCTGCAAATCCAGCCAAACGCCCAGATTTCAGCGCCATCGTATCTGCTCTGGAGAAATACGACGAGTGTGTCAAGGAAGGACTTCCATTGACTCTTCACACAGGGCTTGTCAGCGGAAAAGCCATACTGGAACGCTTGAAAATTTGCATTCCCATAAAGTCATCGTCCTCGTCTCTACCTGTAAATGCCTGA
- the LOC108215114 gene encoding mediator of RNA polymerase II transcription subunit 11, translating into MDSPGQNTSLQRLQNVEKRIVRVLELAGGVMDELANPSGSRKDLVSAHCAEFMKLIKDIQMTLREEIKSACDYRPFEKCDYIARVSNEICCKKLEYVAAQLDGMKQTIDEYHNAI; encoded by the exons ATGGACTCGCCGGGGCAGAACACTTCTCTCCAACGACTCCAGAATGTTGAAAAG AGAATAGTTCGGGTACTGGAGCTAGCAGGAGGAGTGATGGATGAATTAGCCAACCCCAGTGGCTCCAGGAAGGATTTGGTCAGTGCCCATTGCGCCGAGTTCATGAAACTCATCAAG GACATCCAAATGACACTGAGGGAAGAAATTAAGAGTGCATGTGATTATCGTCCATTCGAAAAGTGTGACTACATAGCGAGAGTTTCTAACGAGATATGCTGCAAAAAACTAGAATATGTTGCTGCTCAGTTGGATGGTATGAAACAAACAATTGATGAATATCATAATGCAATATGA
- the LOC108197811 gene encoding mitochondrial pyruvate carrier 4, with amino-acid sequence MASSKLQALWNHPAGPKTIHFWAPTFKWGISIANVADFAKPPETLSYPQQIVVTVTGGIWSRYSGVITPKNWNLMTVSVAMAGTGVYQLSRKIRHDYFDKKEAAVERN; translated from the exons ATGGCGAGTTCGAAGCTCCAAGCTCTATGGAATCACCCTGCTGGCCCAAAAACCA ttcatttttgggCACCAACTTTCAAGTGGGGGATCAGCATAGCTAATGTTGCTGACTTTGCTAAACCGCCTGAGACGCTTTCATATCCCCAACAGATAG TGGTCACGGTTACTGGAGGTATCTGGTCAAGATATTCTGGTGTTATCACTCCG AAGAACTGGAACCTTATGACTGTAAGTGTTGCAATGGCCGGAACAGGCGTGTATCAACTTTCACGAAAAATACG GCATGATTACTTCGACAAGAAAGAAGCTGCTGTAGAAAGAAATTGA
- the LOC108205177 gene encoding methyl-CpG-binding domain-containing protein 5-like: MLHFYRRQDGPELKATLIKQKIVKALKLCQRKQERKMWSNDQVGCLRIGQLLARLRLPVLLSGCSGAGATDRYYVEPTTGARFRSKVEVERYLETGSKNKLPSDTNATPSGTLNKNNEKSGTKKTGTKRKKEAVWSFDFKNPPEEVTWSLVDGMWKPSIGGEQVQESTAQEWAATFELECKME, encoded by the exons ATGCTTCACTTTTATCGCCGTCAAGATGGCCCGGAGTTGAAGGCGACGCTTATCAAACAAAAGATAGTAAAAGCTTTGAAACTCTGCCAACGAAAACAAGAGAGGAAGATGTGGAGCAACGACCAAGTTGGTTGCCTGAGAATAGGACAATTACTTGCAAGACTCAGGCTTCCGGTGCTACTGTCTGGGTGCAGTGGTGCTGGAGCTACAGATAGG TATTACGTAGAGCCAACAACAGGTGCACGATTTCGGTCAAAGGTTGAGGTGGAACGTTATCTAGAAACAGGAAGTAAGAATAAATTACCCTCTGATACAAATGCGACG CCATCGGGGACATTGaacaaaaacaatgaaaaatcaGGTACCAAGAAGACAGGAACGAAGAGGAAGAAGGAAGCTGTGTGGAgctttgattttaaaaatccaCCTGAAGAGGTTACCTGGTCTCTCGTGGATGGAATGTGGAAACCTTCAATAGGTGGCGAACAGGTACAGGAATCAACTGCTCAGGAGTGGGCAGCTACTTTTGAGCTTGAATGTAAGATGGAATGA
- the LOC108205178 gene encoding mitochondrial pyruvate carrier 4-like isoform X1 codes for MANSKLQALWNHPAGPKTIHFWAPTFKWGISIANVADFAIPPEKLSYPQQIVVAVSGVIWSRYGVVIIPKNWNLISVNLAMAGTGMYQLSRKIRHDYFDDEKDAVAKE; via the exons ATGGCGAATTCGAAGCTCCAGGCTCTCTGGAATCACCCTGCTGGCCCCAAAACCA TTCACTTCTGGGCACCAACATTTAAGTGGGGGATCAGCATAGCTAATGTTGCTGACTTTGCTATCCCACCTGAGAAGCTTTCGTATCCCCAGCAAATAG TGGTTGCAGTTAGTGGAGTGATCTGGTCCCGATATGGCGTTGTTATCATACCG AAGAACTGGAACCTTATAAGTGTAAATCTTGCAATGGCTGGAACAGGCATGTATCAACTTTCACGAAAAATACG GCATGATTACTTTGACGATGAAAAAGATGCTGTAGCAAAGGAATGA
- the LOC108205178 gene encoding mitochondrial pyruvate carrier 4-like isoform X2 has translation MLFLISFFTIHFWAPTFKWGISIANVADFAIPPEKLSYPQQIVVAVSGVIWSRYGVVIIPKNWNLISVNLAMAGTGMYQLSRKIRHDYFDDEKDAVAKE, from the exons ATGCTTTTTCTAATATCTTTTTTTACTA TTCACTTCTGGGCACCAACATTTAAGTGGGGGATCAGCATAGCTAATGTTGCTGACTTTGCTATCCCACCTGAGAAGCTTTCGTATCCCCAGCAAATAG TGGTTGCAGTTAGTGGAGTGATCTGGTCCCGATATGGCGTTGTTATCATACCG AAGAACTGGAACCTTATAAGTGTAAATCTTGCAATGGCTGGAACAGGCATGTATCAACTTTCACGAAAAATACG GCATGATTACTTTGACGATGAAAAAGATGCTGTAGCAAAGGAATGA
- the LOC108215436 gene encoding mitochondrial pyruvate carrier 4, translating to MASSKLQALWNHPAGPKTIHFWAPTFKWGISIANVADFAKPPEKLSYPQQIAVTATGVIWSRYSVVITPKNWNLFSVNVAMAGTGIYQLSRKIRHDYFKGEEAAVAKE from the exons atgGCGAGTTCGAAGCTCCAGGCTCTATGGAATCACCCCGCTGGCCCTAAAACCA TTCACTTTTGGGCACCAACGTTTAAGTGGGGGATCAGTATAGCTAATGTTGCCGACTTTGCTAAACCTCCTGAGAAGCTTTCGTATCCCCAGCAAATAG cGGTCACAGCTACTGGAGTTATCTGGTCACGTTACAGTGTTGTTATCACGCCG AAGAACTGGAACCTTTTTAGTGTAAATGTTGCAATGGCAGGAACAGGCATTTATCAACTTTCACGAAAAATAAG GCATGACTACTTTAAAGGGGAAGAAGCTGCTGTAGCTAAGGAATAG
- the LOC108209533 gene encoding uncharacterized protein LOC108209533 — protein sequence MEGVGARFGRSSTRYGGPATVFTGPVRKWKKKWSPVTNNKHPQNTNGTTSCILLYKWTPYDVNVSDSKKTKAELPRRRFKYIPTAALEEQKNESAEEVDAEDESNSSETKPEAAEPDSKSDGINEKPDMNDVPAKENKDIKDNPQERQDLNESTLDLSLG from the exons ATGGAAGGAGTAGGTGCTCGATTCGGCCGCTCATCCACCCGTTACGGAGGACCGGCCACTGTATTCACCGGTCCAGTCCGAAAGTGGAAGAAGAAGTGGAGCCCAGTTACTAATAACAAACATCCTCAAAATACTAATGGAACTACTTCTTGTATCTTGTTATATAAGTGGACTCCTTATGATGTTAATGTTAGTGATTCCAAGAAAACTAAAGCTGAGCTTCCTAGACGCAGATTCAAGTATATTCCG ACTGCTGCACTGGAAGAACAAAAAAATGAATCTGCGGAGGAGGTTGATGCTGAGGATGAATCCAACTCAAGTGAGACTAAACCAGAGGCAGCAGAGCCTGATTCCAAAAGTGATGGTATTAATGAGAAACCTGATATGAATGATGTGCCAGCGAAAGAGAACAAG GATATAAAGGACAATCCACAGGAACGTCAAGATTTGAATGAAAGCACATTGGATTTAAGTTTGGGTTAG